The Helianthus annuus cultivar XRQ/B chromosome 16, HanXRQr2.0-SUNRISE, whole genome shotgun sequence genome includes a window with the following:
- the LOC110919177 gene encoding F-box/kelch-repeat protein At3g06240 — protein MADLPTHTIVFEILTRLPAKDVGRSKSVCKQWYALLSTQDFVKIHCSRSVVSSNQRVLLIDDLTCSVRPIISNNNDYGPSSIVTFPFHHQNNDVSILSHLNGLLCVCLNDTYELLLWNPTTTAFKRLSTPNSHGFYINNLDAIGLYVDADDDYKVLHIKRRSGVLGVYVYSREVDSWRNIPFITRQEYLSPHFNWSAGTFCGGTLYFTVCECWIGGTNVVICFDVNSEQFKEISFPPVPSNGMVQGVLVNVKNVLHMFASTGMFEMTHDLWTLQGDYWIKVLSCPPIPPISLSLWCDITHYVTNGNWFVMTKLGKLFTIEMDMKPFECFYPVSWFRGFKGAVFVQTIVSPSI, from the coding sequence ATGGCTGACCTTCCTACTCATACAATCGTGTTTGAGATATTAACGAGGCTGCCAGCAAAGGATGTAGGTCGTTCTAAGAGTGTATGTAAGCAATGGTATGCGTTATTGTCAACACAAGATTTCGTAAAGATACATTGTTCTCGCTCAGTAGTTTCATCTAACCAGAGAGTTCTACTAATTGACGACCTAACGTGTTCTGTTCGTCCAATCATCTCTAATAACAATGACTATGGTCCAAGCTCAATAGTTACATTTCCATTCCATCACCAAAATAATGATGTCTCAATACTTTCACATTTGAACGGATTGTTGTGTGTTTGCTTGAATGATACATACGAGCTGcttctttggaatccaacaacTACTGCTTTCAAGCGTTTGTCAACCCCTAATTCTCATGGATTCTATATAAATAACCTTGATGCCATTGGTTTGTACGTTGACGCTGACGATGATTACAAGGTCTTGCATATAAAGCGTAGGAGTGGTGTACTTGGTGTCTATGTTTATTCTAGGGAAGTAGACTCTTGGAGAAATATTCCTTTCATAACAAGACAAGAGTACCTAAGCCCTCATTTCAATTGGTCAGCTGGCACATTTTGTGGTGGTACTCTATATTTCACTGTTTGCGAATGTTGGATTGGAGGTACGAATGTGGTGATTTGTTTTGATGTTAATTCGGAGCAGTTCAAGGAGATAAGCTTTCCACCCGTTCCTTCTAATGGAATGGTTCAAGGTGTTTTGGTTAATGTAAAAAATGTGCTTCACATGTTTGCTAGCACTGGCATGTTTGAGATGACGCATGACCTATGGACACTACAAGGGGATTACTGGATTAAGGTCTTATCATGTCCTCCGATCCCCCCGATATCATTGTCATTGTGGTGCGATATAACACATTATGTGACAAATGGTAATTGGTTTGTGATGACTAAATTAGGGAAGTTGTTTACAATTGAAATGGATATGAAGCCCTTCGAATGTTTTTATCCCGTTTCTTGGTTTCGAGGTTTTAAGGGTGCGGTGTTTGTGCAGACCATTGTTTCACCAAGTATTTAG
- the LOC110918378 gene encoding uncharacterized protein LOC110918378: MSDHFSVEEFSSLTNDRAWYNIIFVKVEFIWHDVDGKRLVVIFLDQHRQKIVAFVPQNLIHKYNDASLMGGFFSLNHFQIENLNYLECPKYQNYVLVWSEKKIVINEYTKLSSLTLTIPRGASLYPLVPSIIELKHDRRPQMDIVDVVGRIIEGKRDRCCFELSLQDKTGHTIQLFLSALKPSDVIRSIRAVQQRSIIYVSRLKLVHLPDSMLCFTHEHSNN, from the exons ATGTCTGATCATTTTTCCGTTGAAGAATTTTCATCATTGACAAATGATAGAGCATGGTATAATATAATCTTTGTTAAGGTGGAGTTTATTTGGCATGACGTCGATGGAAAGAGATTAGTGGTTATATTTCTTGATCAACAC AGACAAAAAATTGTTGCGTTCGTCCCACAAAATTTGATACACAAATATAATGACGCGTCATTGATGGGTGGTTTTTTTTCGTTGAATCATTTCCAAATTGAGAATCTCAACTATCTTGAGTGCCCAAAGTACCAGAATTACGTGTTAGTTTGGTCCGAGAAGAAAATTGTCATCAACGAATATACAAAGCTTTCTTCACTTACGCTTACGATTCCAAGGGGTGCTTCTTTATATCCATTGGTCCCTTCCATTATAGAATTGAAGCATGACAGGAGACCTCAAATGGATATTGTTG ATGTGGTTGGGAGAATAATAGAAGGCAAACGTGATCGATGTTGTTTTGAACTTTCTCTTCAAGATAAGAC TGGTCACACAATACAATTGTTTTTGTCTGCCCTGAAGCCTTCCGATGTGATACGTTCCATTCGAGCCGTGCAACAAAGGTCCATCATATATGTATCACGTCTCAAGTTGGTTCATCTACCAGATAGTATGTTATGCTTTACACATGAACATTCTAATAATTAG